The following DNA comes from Bacillota bacterium.
GGCTCAGTTCGATGTGGAGGATCCCTGGTTTCCCGGCAAACCGGTTTCTTTTCCGGCGGAAAGGTTCAATACAGCAGAGATTGAGATTAGTGGCTGCGAACCTTACGTCAAGAACTGGGAAGTGCGAGCACTTCCCGGAGAGACAGAAATTACAGGTGTTTTAGTTAATGCCAGACCCGGGGAAGAAGTAACCGGTCTGCTCTGCGGGATTGTCGGCGGGAAGATAAGGGTCTGGTGGAGCGAGACGGCAACGGAACCCGACGGCCGGTTCAGATTTGGTTTTGCCCCCGGAAAGGGAATGGACTCAACTGCTTTATTCGGTGCGCACTGGTTTGGAATGTTTGCCAGTGAAGATCCTTCTTTCTATGATTTTGAGATTCTCCCAGATCCGCTACCTCTTGAGCATTCTTTAGCCGATCTAACGCTTGAGGAGGTTAAGGAACTGCTCACGGTGCGGGAAAAAGTCAATATGAGCGTAAGAATTGATTGCCAGGAAGGCCGCCTGGATCGTCCTGTATTACCTCTCGACACCGGTTATAACGTTCTCCGGGCATGGGCCGAAGGACGGAACAGTGCGGAAGCCGATCTACAAATAGAAGGGAAGACCCAGAGGGTAAGACTTGAGTGGCCGCAAGGCCAGATCTATCTTTGCCTGAAAAGCGGAGTCAAGTGTATTGGTTGCGGGCAGATTTTGCCTGACCAACAGGCCTGGTTTTTGCATTCATCCGGGAGGCTGGAGGAGCACCCGGGCCTCTGTGTTAATTATGTAAAAATTCCGGTTTCGCTGCTTCTCACATGGGATTTCAGGCCAGCCATTCGTGAGTACCAGAGGAGGTATCCTTTAGTTTTTCGGGAACTGATAGTGCTGTATTCCAGCCGCAACGCGCCGCTTCTTGGTGGTGTAGTCCAGGAAATATTTTCTGATGTCGAGAAGATGGCCAAACTTCTTTGGACGAAAGAAAAAGGGCGCGCTCTCATGCTAATGAGGAGGGAGCAGAAAGGTGAGCATTGATCCCATTAATGCCGCAATGGCTATCCGGGAGAGCTATCTCAGCTACCTGACCACGACGTTTCGGTTTCGCGATACGGCCCTGCAGGAGCAGTTTGAAAGCGGCTTGAGGCGAGAGGCTGATTTTATAAGGGGCCCAATTTTAGAAGCTACATCTCCTTTTGAGACGGGATTCACAATTGCCGGGTTGATCGGAGAGGGAACTCTTTCGAACCGGTTCACTCTCCTGAATACGCCGTTGCTTCCGGCAGACCGGCCCCTTTACAGACACCAGGAACAGGCGATTCGCAAGTTAGTTATTGGCCGGCGCAACGTCGTGGTGGCTACCGGGACAGGCAGCGGCAAAACAGAAACCTTTTTAATCCCTATTCTTAACTACCTTTTCAGGGAAGAGGAGGAGAGACGGCTCGAACCTGGCGTGCGGGCGCTCCTTCTCTATCCAATGAATGCTCTGGCCAATGACCAGCTGGTGCGTCTAAGATCGCTCTTACGAAACCATTCACGCATCACTTTCGGCCGGTATACTGGAGAAACCGAAGAAAGCCATGTTGTTGCCCGCGAAAGATACCGGAGGACCCACGGCGAGGAGCCGCTTGCTAATGAACTGATTTCCCGGGAGCAGATGTGGGAAAGCCCGCCGCACATCCTGCTCACGAACTACGCCATGCTGGAATACTTGCTGTTGCGGCCGCGCGACAGTGTTTTCTTTGACGGTGCTTACGCGCAGCACTGGCGGTTTGTGGTTATTGACGAAGCCCATACTTACGCCGGGGCAAAGGGCATTGAAATGGCGATGCTCCTCCGGCGGCTTAAGGACCGGGTGGTGGCAGGCAGAGAGGGGAGGCTTCAGTGTATTGCCACAAGCGCAACACTGGGAGTAAAGGAAGACGCCTGCCGCATTGCCGATTTTGCCAGCCAGTTATTTGGTGAGTCTTTCGAATGGGTAGAAGATGATCCGACGCGTCAGGATGTTGTTGAGGCAGTGCGTTTGCCGGTGGCGCGAGAAACGGCAGGATGGGGGAAGCCGTCCCCAGAAATCTACAAAATATGGCAGGATATAATTGCCGGTGCTTCTCCAGTTAAAGCAACGGGCGAGGTGATTTGGGAACTCGCCAAGCACGGGAAGGAAAAGGGCATCCCCCAAACCGTCTTGGCCGAAGCAGCCGGGAAATCTTCAGGAGCAAGAGGATGGAGGGCTTTCCTCTATGAGCTGCTGAAAGGTGACTACCGGGTGCTCGCGCTGCAGCAGGAGCTTCAGGAAGGGCCGCAGGATTTTTGGCATTTGGCCGGGCGGATTTTCCCGGAGGCACCCAAACCTCAGGAAGCCCTGGCGGCTTTGGTTGACCTTGCCAACAAGGTGAAAGCTGACGAGGAGTCTCCGCCGCCGCTGCCTGCCCGTTACCATTTTTTTGTCCGGGCGATAGAGGGAGCCTATATCAGTCTGAGGCCCGAGAAGAGTCTCTTTCTTGCGCGGCGAGAGAGCCAGAAAGTGAATGACCGTGAGTATCCCGTTTTTGAAGCAGCCACCTGCCGCCAGTGTGGGGCTACGTACCTGGTAGGTGACCTTTGTCGAGAAAACGGTCAAAGCTACCTGAAACAGCCGGGCACCAGAAGCGGGAAAATAGCGTATTTTCTCGTACTGCCTGAAGAGATTCGTGCGGATACCCCTGATGAAGACGACGAGGTAGAATTCCCTCAACCCAGGATGCCGGCAGATACTTTCGAAAGCTACCTGCTGTGCGGCTCCTGCGGGGCTGTAGAACTGGAAAAAGCTTTCGAGCCACCCTGCCGGTGCGGCCAGGAGAATTATCACCGCCTTGTCCGGGTGCCGGTTACCGGAGAAGCAAAAGTATTCCTCTGCCCGGCCTGCGGCAAGCGGAGCCCCCAGGGAATGGTCTGGCGCTTTCTCGTGGGGACCGATGCTGCCGCGAGTGTGCTGGCCACCGCGCTCTACCAGCAGATTATCCCGAAGAAGAGAGAGGTTTTGGAAAAAGCCCGAACAGTTGAAGATCCCTGGAGTTCCACTTCAGTTAACCCTGGCGGAGAAAGGCAGGCGGAAATCTTAAACGGTTCCAGGAAGCTGCTTGTATTTTCTGACAGCCGCCAGGACGCAGCATTTTTTGCCCCCTATTTCAACCGGACATATAACCAGATTCAGTGCCGCAATTTAATCCTGAAAGTCCTCCAAGAGCACAAACACGATGTTTTGCCCAACCGGTGGCGGATCCAGGACTTAGTCGATCCTCTCCAGGAGCTGATAAGGGAGACCGGCCTCTTGCCTGGTTGCAGTATCCAGGAGCAGAAAAACGAGGCCTGGAAGTGGGTGCTTCACGAATTTCTGGCTCTTGACCGCCGTATCAGCCTCGAGGGGCTTGGTCTGTTAGGCTTCGTGTTGGCGAAACCTCCTGCCTGGAGACCTCCGCAGCCGTTAATGCAAGCGCCCTGGAACTTGACAGAAACTGAGGTCTGGCTGCTCTTTCAAGTCTTGCTCGATACTCTTCGGGTGAAGGGAGCTGTGCTGTTTCCGGAACACGTCTCACCACGAGACGCCTTTTTCCAACCCCGGAACCGCGAATTCTTTTTCCGCGCGCACGGAGCCTCGCCGAAGAAGGGCATTTTCAGCTGGAATTCCCCGACTTTAAATGGCCGGCTCGATTTCCTGATTCGTTTAGCGCGTAACATCAGCCCAGATATAGGTGAGGAGGAATGTCGAGAGGTCTTAAAAAACATCTGGGAGCGCAGTTTGGCGTTAGAAGAAGCTGCTAGCTGCTGGCGCTCCTATTTTTCCAGCGATGCCTTTCCTGGCGAAGGGGTGGTTTACCGCCTGCGGTACAACGTATGGGAATTGAAGCCAACGCTGGTCGATGAAAGCCTGGTGTGGTATATTTGCGATAAATGCCACACCTTAACCCTCCACAACATCAAGGGCACCTGTCCTACGTACCGCTGTTCCGGGAGGTTGCATCCCTGCAAACCTGAAGAGCTTTTCCAGCGGAACCACTATTACAGGCTGTACTTAAACGTACTGCTGCTGCGTATGGTGGCCGAAGAACACACGGCGCAGCTTACCAGTGAAACGGCAGCCAAGCTGCAGAACAGGTTCACAGCCGGAGAAGTGAACGTCCTGAGCTGTTCTACCACGTTTGAGCTAGGCGTCGACGTTGGTGAGCTGGAGGCTGTTTTTATGCGCAACATGCCGCCTTCGGCAGCCAACTACATCCAGAGGGCCGGCCGTGCCGGGAGGCGGACGGACGCTGCCGCTTTTGCCTTGACCTTTGCACAGCGGCGCTCCCACGATCTTGACCATTATCGCGAACCCTGGCGGATGGTCTCCGGAAAGGTGCAGGCTCCTTATTTTAAAATCGAAAACGAGAAGATTGTTCGCCGGCACGTTTACGCCACTGCTCTGTCTGCATTTTGGCGCTGTGAAGAGCACCACGAGCTGTTCGGTAAGGTCGAGAACTTCTTTTTCAAGGGAGAGCGCACCGGGCCGGATCTTTTCGCGGCGTATCTCGACAGCCGTCCGGATGGGCTGCTGCGGTCGCTAAAAAGGTTCGTTCCCGCGAGCCTGGAGAAGAGTCTCGACCTGGACGGATGGGACTGGGTTGCCGGTCTGTTTGACCCAAAAGATGGCTTGCTGCGTAAGGCAGAAGAAGAAGTAAGGAGCGATGTTGAGCAGTTGGAGGAAGTCAGGCAGAAGTTGTTTAAGGAGGGCAGGCGGGTCGATCACCTGACGCGGTTAATTGACACAATAAAAACTAAGGATCTTATCGGCTTTCTTTCCAGCCGGAACGTTATTCCGAAGTACGGCTTCCCGGTGGATGTGGTAGAACTACGGCTGCAGCACCATGGGGAGGAGGCCAGGAGGCTGCAGCTGGAGCGCGACCTCCGGATTGCATTGGCGGAGTATGCGCCGAGCAGCCAGGTTGTGGCAGGAGGCAGACTGTGGACGAGCCGCTACATAAAAAGGCTACCAAGGAAAGAATGGGAACGTTTCCGGTATGCCGTTTGCGAGCAGTGTCAGAGTGTTGTTCGGAAGCTGGCGGATTTGGTCAGCGAAAGCGAGGAAGCGGAACGCTTCAGGTGCTGTCCTGTCTGTGGGCAGCACTACAGGAATCAGGGAATCTTTATTGTTCCCGCATTTGGGTTTATCGCCGATCGGAAAGGGCCCTCAACTCCGGGAGAGGAGAGGCCGGAGAGGACCTACGCCACGCGCGTTTATTTCTGCGGCGAGGCTGATGAGGAGGACGGCATCGAAGTTCCACTTCAGAACGTAAGACTGAGAGCTGTGCCGGCTGCACGGGGCAAACTGTTGGTGATCAATAACGCCGGTCTTATTGGGTTTAAAGTCTGCCCCTGCTGCGGATATACGGCACTGGGAAACGAGCGAGTACAAAATCCCCATCCAACGCCATGGGGCTCCGACTGCTCGGGAGCGCTCCAGGGTCATTTATCCCTGGGCCACGAGTTTGAAACCGACATCCTGAAACTCACCTTTGATGGTTACGAGAATGCCGATTTCGGCTTCTGGTATTCCTTGCTCTATGCTCTTTTGGAGGGAATGAGCAAAGCGCTGGATATAGAGCGGCAGGATCTCGACGGCTGTCTTTACCCGGCTTCCCCAAATCCCGCCGTTCGGACATTGGTTCTGTTCGACGATGTACCGGGTGGGGCCGGGCACGTCCGGCGGGTCGCAAGTCCAGATTCCCTCCTGAGGGTTCTAAAAACGTCCCTGGCGCGGCTGATGCAGTGCGAGTGTGGAGGGCCTGAAGGTGACGCCAGCTGCTACGGATGTCTGCGGCATTATCGCAACCAGTTCTGCCACGACCTGCTGAAAAGAGGGGGCGTCATCACTTTCTTGCGGGACGTTCTGCACCTCTGCCGTTGAAACAGGAACGGCAGCGCCGCGAGGTAAGAGAACTCGATGGATTCCGGTCGGTTCCGGCTATTTCTCTGGCACTGCTCATGAGCTGATCATCCCAAATTTTTAGAAATAAGCAGGAATTTCCAGATCGGAATCGAAACCAAGAATTAAATTTGAATGAAAAAAGAAGAGGAGAGATGAAGAGCGGGCATAACCTAAAACCTCTATAAAAATCTTATTAAGTAAATCAGATTAAAAAGAGGGGGGCGTATGACGGAATGAGCGATTTATCGCGTAACCAAAAAGAAGTATTGGGAATGTTAAAGAAATGCGGACATCTTTCAGGTATGCTTGAACTTCAGTGTCTTACATACATCGCCCAGGAAATCGATTGGATTAAAACCGACTATCTCTTTGACTTCAGCTTAAATCTCCCGTTCAGTTCCCAACTGGAGAGGGACTGTTTGATCCTGGAACTGCGGGGGTTAATAACCGGGGCCCAGGAACCTGTTCCATCTGGTTTAAGATTAACCACGAAGGGAGCAGAAGCTGCCGGTGGGGAGCCGGACGCAGGTTTTGAGTTATGCAGTTTTGATCCCCGCTTTTTGATTTTGTTGAGCCAGCTCCTCTATCTTAGGAGCATCAGGGAAGATCAGGAGCCGGACCTTGGATCTTTAATTAAAAAAGTGTTTTTTGTCCACGACGAATCAGAAGTTAACGAGGGAATCAAATTTCTCCAGAAGGCGGGAGTATCAGCGTGATTCTCGATCCCCGGCAGCGCTTTGACCTGGTAAAAGACCCGGTACATGGTTATATCCGTTTTACCAAAAAGAGGTTAACTGATGATGAGATCGTACAGGAAGAAGCAGAAAATGCTCCAGGAGCAGTACTTCTACCTTGCTCCTGCTTATGAAGAGGCCGTCTTTGCCGGAAGGCTGCGCCGGGAGTGGCTTGCGCGGGGCTATACCCTGGCTCTTTCCGATGTCACCAATGCCGCCCTGGCAATCTCCCGGAAACTGGCCCTGGTGACGAGGAATGTTTCTCACTACCCCTTTTCTGAGGCTTGCGATTATTGGATGGTGACTCCGGGGTTGTTGGTTGTAACCCAGCAAAGGGCGCAATGTTTGGGGGCACCTTCGCATTCTTCGCATTATAGATCAGGAAACTGGTATAATATAGCTGGTAATAATAATATAGATGAGAATAAGAATTCGTGGAGGTTTGTAGCATGGATTTACTGGAGCGTATTGCAGTTGATCCTTCTGTTTGTCACGGGAAGGCCTGCATTAAAGGAACAAGGATTCCTGTCAGCGTTATCTTGGACAACCTGGCCGCAGGAAGTAGCAAGGAAGAAATATTAAGAAGTTATCCTTCCCTAACACCTGAAGATATTCAGGCAGCAATTGCCTACGGAGCGATGCTGGCTAAAGAACGCCATATTGCTCTGTAAAGCTGGGTAGATGATAGTGTTAAGATTTAAGATTGACGAAAACCTTCCTGTTGAAATCGCCTGTCTGCTCAATGAAGCAGGTTATGAGGCCGAAACGGTTTGGTCGGAGCAAATTCAGGGGTGTTCCGACATTAAAATTTTAGAGCTTTGTAAGGCTGAAAACCGCGTTCTGGTAACTCTCGATATGGATTTCTCAGATATCCGGAGGTATCCGCCTGAAAACTATCGAGGAATAATTTTGATTCGAACGCCCTCTCAAAGCAAGGAAAGTGTTATTAATCTCTTCAGAAAAATTATTTATCTGCTTCAGCGTTATCAGCTTATTGGATGTTTATGGATAGTACAGGAAAATAGTGTCAGGATTAGAGGGCCAGAGAAATAAGGCACTGGTTCATGCAGCAACTCCAACGGGGGGAGGTGGACGTGCTCCGCCCGTATCTTTTGCTTAAGTGTACCGGCAATTGTGGAGGATCTCCACGACCTTGCCGTTGTGGCGGAGCGGCGTGAAGAAAAACCGGTCGGCCTGGCGGAAGTTAAGCAGCGCCTACGTTTATCTTAAGTCATCTGCGAAAAAAGGACCTGCGCCGCCTGCCGAAACACATTGTGGAAAACGGGTCATTTGCTTCCCTTGAGAAAGTCGTCAGGGACCTCAAGCCCCATCTCGCAAATACATCTTTCTGTCAAAACCACCGACAATTAGGCGCGCCTTGCACACCTCGAAGAGGCCGGGGGTTTTATCCCTGATGACCTGGACGCCTTAGCCTTTGTAAACCGGCTGCGAGCCTGGGACGAGAGGGCCGATTGAGTGGCTTCCCGCGGCTTTCTGCTCGATACCGATTTTTTGATCGATTTGAACCGGAGCAGGCGCCACGTTTTGCGCCAGCGGGCGGAAAAGCTCTTGCTCGGCATCAATGACGCCGACCTCTACATTTCCAGCGTGGCGGTTGCGGAATTCTTGACCGGGGTACCGGAAGACAGACAGGGAGAAGTGCGAACCGTCCCCTTGTTTGCCCCCCTTGTTTGCCCTTAATAGGGGAGGAAATCCACGTATTGCCCACGCGTTTTAAGATTATTAATTTCGAAAGGAATGGTCAGATATACTTTTCCTGCGGTATAATACGCCAGAGGTGATTGCCGTGGCCCGGCTGAGAAAAATCGGGGTGAGGCTTATGATTTCCGGCTTGAAACCGACAAAAAGGCCGTCGTGGAGTTCTGCACCCTCCTCCGGAGGAAGCTGAAAGACAACTTGCGGCAGATCAGATTATTTGGCTCTAAGGCCAGGGGAGATGACGATCCTGAGTCGGATATTGACATCCTGCTGCTTGTGGAAAAACGAGATCCTGTTGTAGAAGATCAAATTATTGACATCGCCTATGAGGTAAGAATACGATGTTGTCATGATGCCGGTAGTGCTGTCAGTTGACGAGTATTTGAGTTCCTTATCGAGAGCCAGCCTTCTTTACCATCATATTCAAAACGAAGGTCTGGTATCTTCCGAAGAAGCTCATCCTGCGGAAGCCCTCCGATAATTGTATCGAGGGCTGGCCAGACTCTCCGCGCTTTTACATGATTCAGGACATGCTAAATCAAAAAGTGCCGTGTTTACGCCGGGGAGAACCTCCGGCCGGAGGTAGAAAATATCTGTAGAAAGTTTTGGGATGAAAAGAAAAAAATGAGAAAGGTCGCGAGGAAGGCAAAATCGAAGGCATGCGCGAAGTTATATCGGCGGGTATAACCCCGCAAAGGGCGTAATGTTTTGGGGAACTTCGCATTAGATCAGGAAACTGGTATTATAATATAGATGAGAACAAGAGCTCGTGGATGTTTGTAGCATGGATTTACTGGAGCGTATTGCAGTTGATCCTTCTGTTTGTCACGGGAAGGCCTGCATTAAAGGAACAAGGATTCCTGTCAGCGTTATCTTGGACAACCTGGCCGCAGGAAGTAGCAAGGAAGAAATATTAAGAAGTTATCCTTCCCTAACACCTGAAGATATTCAGGCAGCAATTGCCTACCCTCATAGCCTTGTCCAGTTAATCACTTGCAAATCGGGAACAAAGTTAAAGTGAGCATCACGACTGAGAAGTACAGCGTCAAGCTCTAAACAAGATGCGGCGATCCAGATGTCATTTTCGGGAATAGGACGGCCTGCCTTTTTGAGCTTTTGCCTCAAGGCTGCGTAGCGAGCGGCTACGTTTTCATCTATGGGGATCAGGGCGGACTGTTCAAGAAACTTACGTACAGCCTGTTCATTTTCTTGGGGACGGGCACTATTTGCTGCGCCATAAAGCAATTCACCTAAAACGATTGCAGGTAAAAGGATGATATTCGAACTCCTCATCAATAAGCTTCTGCATCTCTTCTGCTTCCCCGGAGGACAGCGTTCCTACCAGTTCACGTAAAGCTTTCTTTTTCGGATGAGGGC
Coding sequences within:
- a CDS encoding DUF5615 family PIN-like protein → MLRFKIDENLPVEIACLLNEAGYEAETVWSEQIQGCSDIKILELCKAENRVLVTLDMDFSDIRRYPPENYRGIILIRTPSQSKESVINLFRKIIYLLQRYQLIGCLWIVQENSVRIRGPEK
- a CDS encoding DUF433 domain-containing protein yields the protein MKGTRIPVSVILDNLAAGSSKEEILRSYPSLTPEDIQAAIAYGAMLAKERHIAL
- a CDS encoding DEAD/DEAH box helicase; the encoded protein is MSIDPINAAMAIRESYLSYLTTTFRFRDTALQEQFESGLRREADFIRGPILEATSPFETGFTIAGLIGEGTLSNRFTLLNTPLLPADRPLYRHQEQAIRKLVIGRRNVVVATGTGSGKTETFLIPILNYLFREEEERRLEPGVRALLLYPMNALANDQLVRLRSLLRNHSRITFGRYTGETEESHVVARERYRRTHGEEPLANELISREQMWESPPHILLTNYAMLEYLLLRPRDSVFFDGAYAQHWRFVVIDEAHTYAGAKGIEMAMLLRRLKDRVVAGREGRLQCIATSATLGVKEDACRIADFASQLFGESFEWVEDDPTRQDVVEAVRLPVARETAGWGKPSPEIYKIWQDIIAGASPVKATGEVIWELAKHGKEKGIPQTVLAEAAGKSSGARGWRAFLYELLKGDYRVLALQQELQEGPQDFWHLAGRIFPEAPKPQEALAALVDLANKVKADEESPPPLPARYHFFVRAIEGAYISLRPEKSLFLARRESQKVNDREYPVFEAATCRQCGATYLVGDLCRENGQSYLKQPGTRSGKIAYFLVLPEEIRADTPDEDDEVEFPQPRMPADTFESYLLCGSCGAVELEKAFEPPCRCGQENYHRLVRVPVTGEAKVFLCPACGKRSPQGMVWRFLVGTDAAASVLATALYQQIIPKKREVLEKARTVEDPWSSTSVNPGGERQAEILNGSRKLLVFSDSRQDAAFFAPYFNRTYNQIQCRNLILKVLQEHKHDVLPNRWRIQDLVDPLQELIRETGLLPGCSIQEQKNEAWKWVLHEFLALDRRISLEGLGLLGFVLAKPPAWRPPQPLMQAPWNLTETEVWLLFQVLLDTLRVKGAVLFPEHVSPRDAFFQPRNREFFFRAHGASPKKGIFSWNSPTLNGRLDFLIRLARNISPDIGEEECREVLKNIWERSLALEEAASCWRSYFSSDAFPGEGVVYRLRYNVWELKPTLVDESLVWYICDKCHTLTLHNIKGTCPTYRCSGRLHPCKPEELFQRNHYYRLYLNVLLLRMVAEEHTAQLTSETAAKLQNRFTAGEVNVLSCSTTFELGVDVGELEAVFMRNMPPSAANYIQRAGRAGRRTDAAAFALTFAQRRSHDLDHYREPWRMVSGKVQAPYFKIENEKIVRRHVYATALSAFWRCEEHHELFGKVENFFFKGERTGPDLFAAYLDSRPDGLLRSLKRFVPASLEKSLDLDGWDWVAGLFDPKDGLLRKAEEEVRSDVEQLEEVRQKLFKEGRRVDHLTRLIDTIKTKDLIGFLSSRNVIPKYGFPVDVVELRLQHHGEEARRLQLERDLRIALAEYAPSSQVVAGGRLWTSRYIKRLPRKEWERFRYAVCEQCQSVVRKLADLVSESEEAERFRCCPVCGQHYRNQGIFIVPAFGFIADRKGPSTPGEERPERTYATRVYFCGEADEEDGIEVPLQNVRLRAVPAARGKLLVINNAGLIGFKVCPCCGYTALGNERVQNPHPTPWGSDCSGALQGHLSLGHEFETDILKLTFDGYENADFGFWYSLLYALLEGMSKALDIERQDLDGCLYPASPNPAVRTLVLFDDVPGGAGHVRRVASPDSLLRVLKTSLARLMQCECGGPEGDASCYGCLRHYRNQFCHDLLKRGGVITFLRDVLHLCR
- a CDS encoding DUF433 domain-containing protein — its product is MDLLERIAVDPSVCHGKACIKGTRIPVSVILDNLAAGSSKEEILRSYPSLTPEDIQAAIAYPHSLVQLITCKSGTKLK
- a CDS encoding nucleotidyltransferase domain-containing protein produces the protein MEFCTLLRRKLKDNLRQIRLFGSKARGDDDPESDIDILLLVEKRDPVVEDQIIDIAYEVRIRCCHDAGSAVS